One genomic region from Desulfovibrio porci encodes:
- a CDS encoding GNAT family N-acetyltransferase, with amino-acid sequence MELREFTHDADPVRNRELFGLLGEYAASPAIRDALGGFISSEPGRRWFVMLEDGARVAAFGSLRRKRTAAHLLHLYALKENADIAVLERCIQEAREWGAACLLTADYWTRREFYFRYGFSSVRKVGRFVRFKKELGYGN; translated from the coding sequence ATGGAGCTTCGGGAATTTACCCATGATGCGGACCCGGTCAGGAACCGGGAGTTGTTCGGCCTGTTGGGCGAATACGCGGCAAGTCCGGCGATCCGGGATGCCCTGGGCGGTTTCATCAGTTCCGAGCCGGGCCGCCGCTGGTTCGTCATGCTGGAAGACGGCGCGCGCGTCGCGGCTTTCGGCTCGCTGCGCCGTAAACGGACGGCAGCGCATCTTCTCCACTTATACGCCCTCAAGGAAAATGCGGACATTGCGGTTCTGGAACGCTGCATTCAGGAAGCGCGGGAGTGGGGCGCGGCTTGCCTGCTGACCGCGGATTACTGGACACGCCGTGAGTTTTACTTCCGTTACGGATTCAGCTCCGTGCGCAAAGTCGGGCGCTTCGTGCGATTTAAAAAGGAATTGGGCTATGGGAATTGA
- a CDS encoding IbrB-like domain-containing protein, translating into MGIDELLSMLERALEDEKGDLDRRVAVYNQIVAMASAYLDLPHPVTCPQLVPVDRVHGNEYNPNKVAPPEMRLLTLSIEKDGMTMPVVVADDKNGWVVVDGFHRRRVAKAKAHIRQSLGGYLPIVRLNKSLEDRITSTVRHNMARGAHQVELTAKLVTLLRRHNWTNERIGKELGMDPDEVLRLKQMQGLAEAFSDREFSRAWDVDAQTRAAGQKKRSDSRL; encoded by the coding sequence ATGGGAATTGATGAGCTTCTGAGCATGCTTGAGCGCGCCCTTGAGGACGAGAAGGGCGATCTGGACAGACGAGTCGCGGTATACAACCAAATTGTCGCCATGGCCTCGGCCTATCTGGATCTGCCCCATCCGGTGACATGTCCCCAGCTCGTCCCCGTGGACCGGGTTCATGGCAATGAGTACAACCCGAACAAGGTCGCGCCGCCGGAAATGCGCCTGCTCACCCTGTCCATTGAAAAGGACGGCATGACCATGCCGGTGGTGGTGGCGGACGACAAGAACGGCTGGGTCGTCGTGGACGGCTTTCACCGGCGCAGGGTGGCGAAGGCCAAAGCCCACATCCGCCAAAGCCTCGGGGGCTATCTTCCGATAGTCCGGCTCAACAAGAGTCTTGAGGACCGCATCACGTCCACCGTGCGCCATAATATGGCCCGCGGCGCGCATCAGGTGGAACTGACGGCGAAACTTGTGACGCTGCTCCGCAGGCATAACTGGACAAACGAGCGGATCGGCAAGGAACTCGGCATGGACCCTGATGAAGTGCTGCGGCTGAAACAGATGCAGGGACTGGCCGAGGCCTTTTCCGACCGGGAATTTTCACGGGCCTGGGATGTGGACGCCCAGACAAGGGCGGCCGGGCAGAAAAAGCGTTCTGATTCCCGTCTGTAA